One window of the Nitrospirota bacterium genome contains the following:
- a CDS encoding PilZ domain-containing protein — MDFLITESSEHRKHFFRIEPGKEIVSLFDGEGNFLKSATFDEMASLLLESKMGTRRKHLRTTMAVKIKYQSENGSWKESITGTLGTGGLFIETPSPFDKGSDIALELFLPDSPPQTVKTKGKVVWTRNQFEKVLHFPGMGIEFSKISGNERDAIERLIKTINRSRGME, encoded by the coding sequence ATGGATTTCTTGATAACGGAATCATCAGAGCACAGGAAACATTTTTTTAGAATTGAACCGGGAAAAGAAATTGTTTCCCTTTTCGACGGAGAAGGTAATTTTCTCAAATCCGCGACTTTCGATGAAATGGCGAGCCTGTTGCTTGAATCAAAAATGGGAACCCGAAGAAAGCATTTGAGAACAACCATGGCCGTCAAGATAAAATATCAGAGTGAAAATGGTTCCTGGAAAGAAAGTATAACCGGAACTTTGGGTACCGGAGGGCTGTTTATTGAAACCCCTTCACCCTTTGACAAAGGCTCCGACATCGCCCTTGAACTGTTTCTTCCTGACAGTCCTCCCCAAACCGTTAAAACAAAGGGAAAAGTGGTCTGGACAAGAAACCAGTTTGAAAAGGTTCTTCACTTTCCCGGAATGGGAATCGAATTTAGCAAAATTTCGGGCAACGAGCGCGACGCCATAGAACGCCTCATCAAGACCATCAACCGGTCTAGAGGAATGGAATAG
- a CDS encoding peptidylprolyl isomerase: MPFLTLCAIALLSVNYPAVAEELANVNGTSITTEDYKKNMAQVPPQMKSQFSTLEEKKKFLNIIVDREVLSQEAKKAGMDKDPAYLEEVELAKKEILVNIMAQKLNKDKVSDDAIKAYFNKNIKEFQLVHASHILVKTEEEAQKIKKELAAGGDFAELAKKYSTDPGSGSKGGDLSFFSRKQMVPAFSDLAFKLKPGEMGGPVKTQFGFHLIKVLEVKNQKFEELTQENTRTIRTAIINDEIEKLKSKGKVTINEEALKKAE, translated from the coding sequence ATGCCGTTTTTAACACTCTGCGCCATTGCGTTGCTTTCAGTTAATTATCCCGCTGTTGCCGAAGAGCTGGCCAATGTCAATGGCACATCGATTACCACCGAAGATTACAAAAAGAATATGGCCCAGGTTCCGCCCCAAATGAAAAGTCAATTCTCAACACTTGAGGAAAAGAAAAAGTTTCTGAATATTATTGTCGATCGGGAAGTCCTCTCCCAGGAAGCTAAAAAGGCCGGAATGGATAAAGATCCTGCCTATCTGGAAGAAGTGGAATTGGCCAAAAAAGAGATCTTGGTCAATATTATGGCTCAGAAATTAAACAAAGACAAAGTCAGTGACGATGCGATCAAGGCTTATTTCAATAAAAATATTAAGGAATTTCAGCTAGTCCATGCGAGCCACATCTTAGTCAAAACAGAAGAAGAAGCTCAGAAAATCAAGAAGGAACTCGCTGCGGGAGGAGATTTTGCGGAACTTGCAAAAAAATATTCCACCGATCCCGGATCGGGTTCAAAAGGGGGAGACCTTTCATTTTTCAGTCGGAAACAGATGGTTCCCGCTTTTTCGGACCTTGCATTCAAATTAAAGCCAGGGGAAATGGGCGGGCCCGTCAAGACCCAATTTGGATTCCACCTGATTAAAGTCCTGGAAGTTAAAAATCAAAAATTTGAGGAGTTAACCCAGGAAAATACCAGAACCATTCGTACCGCGATTATTAATGACGAAATTGAAAAATTGAAATCTAAGGGAAAAGTTACCATAAACGAGGAAGCGCTGAAAAAGGCAGAATAA
- a CDS encoding metal-dependent hydrolase → MGSKSRFHLLVLLAFLFFLNSISAAAEIGKKFEITWLGQAGFKIVSPSGTVILIDPWAKGNNLYPYKNSTGEPDLSPLLSADIILITHGHLDHLGDTIPIANDPGSKKELKIVSIFELMTYLWQEGVDQKKLVPMNIGGSVKVNDVQITMVRAVHSSGIGPFSPKSLTYGGEAAGFIIEMNNGFKIYHTGDTALFGEMKTYNTYYHPNLMLVPIGGVYTMGPKEAAMAVELVHPQYVIPMHYGGTFNLPGTPSEFKTALNKRGKGIKLIVPTPGKAIN, encoded by the coding sequence ATGGGATCAAAAAGTCGTTTTCACCTATTAGTCCTTCTGGCATTCCTTTTTTTCCTGAACTCAATTTCCGCCGCGGCGGAAATCGGAAAAAAGTTTGAAATCACCTGGCTAGGCCAGGCGGGATTTAAAATTGTGTCACCCAGCGGAACGGTTATTCTTATTGATCCCTGGGCCAAAGGGAATAATCTCTACCCCTACAAAAATTCGACCGGAGAACCTGATCTTTCTCCGCTTCTATCCGCCGATATCATTCTCATAACTCACGGGCATCTTGATCATTTGGGAGACACCATTCCGATTGCGAATGATCCTGGATCTAAGAAAGAGTTAAAAATAGTCTCTATTTTTGAACTCATGACTTACCTGTGGCAGGAAGGCGTCGATCAAAAGAAACTCGTACCGATGAATATCGGGGGAAGCGTAAAGGTGAATGACGTTCAAATCACGATGGTCCGGGCGGTTCATAGTTCAGGTATCGGACCTTTTTCTCCAAAAAGTCTCACTTACGGAGGTGAAGCGGCGGGATTTATTATTGAAATGAATAACGGATTTAAAATTTATCATACAGGCGATACGGCACTTTTTGGTGAAATGAAAACCTACAATACTTACTATCATCCCAATCTGATGCTGGTTCCAATCGGAGGCGTGTATACCATGGGTCCGAAGGAGGCCGCAATGGCCGTGGAACTGGTTCACCCCCAATATGTCATCCCCATGCACTATGGTGGCACTTTTAATCTTCCCGGCACTCCCTCTGAATTTAAAACCGCTCTGAACAAAAGAGGTAAAGGAATCAAGTTGATTGTTCCCACGCCCGGCAAAGCAATTAATTAA
- a CDS encoding DUF971 domain-containing protein encodes MKEYIRPSEIKNIRGVGIHMTWEDGHLSDYSYEYLRVSCQCAACVDEWTGESLIKRESIPKDIHPEDLFPVGNYAIQINWSDGHTTGIYSFDLLRKICPCESCMSHNR; translated from the coding sequence ATGAAAGAATATATCAGACCCAGTGAAATAAAAAATATACGGGGTGTTGGTATTCATATGACCTGGGAAGATGGTCACTTGAGCGATTATTCGTATGAATATTTAAGAGTTTCCTGCCAATGCGCGGCATGCGTTGACGAATGGACAGGAGAATCGCTGATTAAACGGGAAAGTATTCCGAAGGACATTCACCCGGAAGACCTCTTCCCGGTTGGAAATTACGCGATTCAAATTAACTGGAGCGACGGGCATACCACCGGAATTTATTCTTTTGATCTGCTCCGGAAGATCTGCCCATGCGAATCCTGCATGAGTCACAACCGATGA
- the hemH gene encoding ferrochelatase, which yields MTPPFNSSEVTGVVLINLGGPDSLEAVEPFLFNLFSDPDIIALPFGFQWMLPFLARWISRRRSPIAKGYYRAMGGKSPIAELTEDQRSALEKALGTAGKYRVVVGMRYWRPNLESALDQIIREGIRQVVLLPLFPQYSITSSGSGVNEWNRLVEKRKVQLQTVVIRDWYSHPTYIQAVVENIQIGKKSFPEEVPGEIHILFSAHGVPEKIIMKGDPYQRQIEETVELVRKNLENGERIHLAYQSKVGRLKWIGPSVEEKLRELADLKIKKILVVPISFVSDHSETLYEIDIMFKKIADELHIPFFYRMPSLNASPTFIRALTEIVAGKSK from the coding sequence ATGACTCCTCCCTTTAACTCATCGGAAGTGACGGGTGTGGTACTGATTAATTTGGGAGGGCCGGACTCTTTGGAAGCAGTGGAGCCCTTTCTTTTTAATCTCTTTTCCGATCCCGATATCATCGCATTGCCGTTCGGATTTCAGTGGATGCTCCCTTTTTTGGCACGTTGGATCTCGCGGCGAAGAAGTCCAATCGCGAAAGGGTATTATCGGGCCATGGGAGGGAAATCCCCCATTGCGGAACTGACAGAGGATCAGAGATCCGCATTAGAAAAGGCTCTTGGAACGGCTGGAAAATACCGTGTCGTCGTCGGGATGCGGTACTGGCGTCCCAACCTTGAATCGGCTCTGGACCAGATTATTCGGGAAGGAATTAGACAGGTTGTCCTTCTCCCCTTGTTTCCGCAATACTCTATCACTTCGTCCGGTTCGGGCGTGAACGAGTGGAACCGCTTGGTTGAGAAAAGGAAAGTTCAGCTTCAAACGGTTGTCATACGGGACTGGTATTCCCACCCGACCTATATTCAAGCCGTGGTTGAAAATATTCAGATCGGTAAAAAGTCCTTTCCAGAAGAGGTTCCAGGAGAGATTCATATCCTTTTTTCGGCCCACGGCGTGCCGGAAAAGATCATCATGAAAGGCGACCCCTATCAAAGACAGATCGAAGAGACGGTTGAGTTGGTGCGGAAAAATTTGGAAAACGGGGAGAGAATTCACCTGGCCTATCAGAGTAAAGTCGGACGATTGAAATGGATCGGTCCGTCTGTAGAAGAAAAATTAAGAGAGCTGGCCGATCTCAAGATAAAAAAGATCCTGGTCGTGCCCATTAGTTTTGTCTCTGACCATTCTGAAACGCTTTATGAAATTGATATCATGTTCAAAAAGATTGCCGACGAGCTTCATATTCCGTTTTTCTATCGTATGCCGTCTCTCAACGCTTCTCCTACTTTTATCCGAGCTCTCACAGAGATTGTGGCTGGAAAGTCCAAATGA
- a CDS encoding DUF3386 family protein produces MNNAGNGEEGAIPPDQPEARNLLKGAYETTYRWEKGFKGFSSDLEVILNGKSYKGRAEVQLPDQVKVLLSDMEAGKWAEGQIGMMAVHRAYRLFDAGDGKHSLSLGEFDLHPLGQLVRIHGDGLNTRYRIKENRILQINRNMGPVRFTINIQDSIKTSDGKYLNTRYVVYYFTPKGDLKQVESFNDDPKCVDEIYLPGRRRIFLSDGGEVSVKELLFSNHQLY; encoded by the coding sequence ATGAATAATGCCGGAAATGGAGAAGAAGGAGCTATTCCGCCCGATCAACCCGAGGCTCGGAATCTCCTGAAAGGGGCTTACGAAACAACCTATCGCTGGGAGAAAGGTTTTAAAGGTTTTTCCTCCGATCTTGAAGTTATTCTAAACGGAAAATCGTATAAAGGGAGGGCCGAAGTTCAGCTTCCTGATCAAGTTAAAGTCCTGCTGAGTGACATGGAGGCTGGAAAATGGGCAGAAGGACAGATTGGAATGATGGCGGTCCATAGGGCTTACCGTCTCTTTGATGCCGGTGACGGAAAGCATTCATTGAGCTTAGGAGAGTTCGATTTACATCCACTTGGGCAGCTCGTCCGAATTCATGGAGATGGTCTGAACACGCGATACCGAATAAAAGAGAATCGGATCCTCCAGATTAATCGGAATATGGGTCCTGTTCGTTTTACGATTAATATCCAGGATTCGATCAAAACTTCTGATGGAAAATACCTGAATACCCGCTATGTGGTCTATTATTTTACGCCAAAGGGGGATTTAAAACAGGTTGAAAGTTTTAATGATGACCCGAAATGCGTCGACGAAATCTATCTCCCGGGGAGAAGGAGAATTTTCCTTTCGGATGGAGGAGAGGTTTCCGTCAAGGAGCTCTTATTTTCAAATCATCAGCTTTATTAA
- a CDS encoding CbbQ/NirQ/NorQ/GpvN family protein: MPISSEPYYLPTGDEALLFKIAFHSKIPVILKGPTGCGKSRFVEFMAHQLKVPLITVSCHEDLTASDLVGRYLLKGSETVWMDGPLTTAVKEGGLCYLDEIVEARKDTTVVIHPLSDSRRLLPIEKRGSVLEAHPQFMLVLSYNPGYQSVLKELKQSTKQRFLALEFNYPLFEQEVEIIRHEAEIKDELAKKLVKIGHKIRNLKNQGLDEGVSTRLLIYAGTLIRNGIEPLLACRTALGQPVTDDPEMQKSIAEIVSAIL, translated from the coding sequence GTGCCCATTTCCAGCGAACCCTATTATCTCCCTACCGGCGACGAAGCACTTCTCTTTAAGATCGCCTTTCATTCCAAGATTCCTGTCATCCTAAAGGGCCCTACCGGATGCGGAAAAAGCCGATTTGTCGAATTTATGGCCCATCAGCTCAAAGTCCCGCTGATTACAGTTTCCTGCCATGAAGATCTTACCGCTTCCGACCTGGTTGGGAGATATCTCCTGAAAGGGAGCGAAACCGTCTGGATGGACGGTCCTCTCACGACTGCAGTAAAAGAAGGAGGCCTCTGCTATCTTGATGAAATTGTCGAGGCCAGAAAAGATACAACCGTGGTGATACATCCTCTGTCGGACAGCAGACGTCTGCTTCCGATTGAAAAAAGAGGGAGCGTTCTCGAAGCCCACCCTCAATTTATGCTTGTTCTTTCCTACAATCCCGGGTATCAAAGCGTTTTAAAAGAATTGAAACAGAGTACAAAGCAAAGATTTCTCGCTTTGGAATTTAACTATCCCCTGTTTGAACAGGAGGTAGAAATTATCAGGCACGAGGCTGAAATTAAGGATGAACTGGCCAAGAAACTGGTCAAAATAGGCCACAAGATCCGAAACCTTAAGAACCAAGGCCTTGATGAGGGCGTCAGTACCCGTCTTCTGATCTACGCCGGCACTCTGATTCGAAATGGTATTGAGCCTCTACTCGCCTGCAGAACCGCATTAGGTCAACCGGTCACCGACGACCCTGAAATGCAAAAGAGTATCGCAGAAATTGTATCTGCCATACTATGA
- a CDS encoding VWA domain-containing protein produces the protein MPSEMDNFYHDLNGISPKAARAFQTIGEELHGELSSEVFQSWFHLGSVISYSSSANGIRYFNESGQQIRKMASHASLNLLLQKGIQLGFAQNSMALDYFRMLSELIHIYPAEVISHWADIGKEIAETDYLTGSEYFKSGSAILNVLDPPLLKPWGSIGLLLSQEDRLNKSFMTLEYFRTTPEFFRQVKKASFYPQCLYIGHALALQVPKDTLSYFKTLPQIFKNLPQNEGTELIFSLAAELAFQTPVAVVDFLTHATDVLKMMNGSLHSLKRFVETGSQMHAPPDAIKSFFSLKSKKSIEAIQELSHAIFLSEVRKRLTYFAEMITGHPVEILPGPIPSSYFKNQTGTILLPEKINRYTNKEDNYKLYKMMLLHESAHIEFGSYAPLSLHALEELETLFPGNRGLSVDPCPVWNYFPDPVLAQNLWTIAEESRIDFLLRSEYPGAVKDLSPILQSQKSVRPDLFNLPEEKGIMEALFQLSVHENIVVPLPIANLVSSVFADLKTLWRPGSSNENTLHTVCVIYQKIQNKINISLPGVKTPELIPVEEMIPNYGIIPESAFSHHGLITPELAFQTDSAQNNFIRNLNMTEKDNLSSKQGNPLVPNVQANKDEANLPLNWKGNKSEGFSYDEWDWMIQDYKPGWCSVIEKRVDSSQKASAVMESSRGSLLSIRRYFEKLKPENIHKTRKEYEGEELDFDRIVDLVVDIRTGTPPSENFYIRRAKRVRNISVALLVDLSGSTGQAIPGSKKRVIDIEKESLHLMAEALKTIGDDYGIFGFSGQSRNSVEFYIIKDFNMKNDSSMRINLESLEPLGQNRDGAAIRHLIEKLSHRDARTKLFITISDGKPLDDDYSDLYALEDTKQALKEARQKGIHPFCITVDKQANDYIKKMYQDVNFTYISDIETLPIKLPLIYKKLTT, from the coding sequence ATGCCTAGTGAAATGGATAATTTTTATCACGATTTGAATGGCATCTCTCCAAAAGCCGCACGTGCGTTCCAGACGATCGGAGAAGAACTCCACGGAGAACTTTCATCCGAAGTGTTTCAATCCTGGTTTCACCTGGGTTCCGTGATTTCCTACTCTTCCTCTGCCAACGGAATACGATATTTTAACGAAAGCGGCCAACAGATCAGAAAAATGGCCTCACACGCCTCTTTGAACCTTCTCCTTCAAAAGGGAATTCAACTCGGATTTGCTCAAAACAGCATGGCGCTGGACTATTTCCGCATGCTCTCCGAATTGATTCATATTTATCCGGCAGAGGTCATCTCCCATTGGGCTGATATCGGGAAAGAGATTGCCGAAACAGACTATTTGACAGGATCGGAATATTTCAAATCTGGATCGGCCATTCTAAATGTGTTGGATCCGCCCCTGCTGAAACCCTGGGGCAGTATCGGTCTCCTGCTATCTCAGGAAGATCGCCTCAATAAATCATTCATGACCCTGGAATATTTCCGTACGACCCCGGAGTTCTTCAGACAGGTCAAGAAAGCTTCTTTTTACCCGCAATGCCTATACATCGGACACGCGCTCGCCTTGCAAGTGCCAAAGGATACCTTGTCCTATTTTAAAACGCTCCCGCAAATATTTAAAAACCTCCCTCAGAACGAAGGTACGGAACTTATTTTTTCACTTGCCGCAGAACTTGCGTTTCAGACGCCGGTCGCTGTTGTTGATTTCCTCACTCATGCAACAGACGTATTGAAAATGATGAATGGAAGTCTCCATTCATTAAAAAGGTTTGTCGAAACGGGCAGTCAGATGCATGCACCTCCTGACGCAATTAAATCCTTTTTCTCTCTAAAGTCAAAAAAATCGATTGAGGCAATTCAAGAGTTGTCCCATGCCATTTTTCTGTCCGAAGTCAGGAAACGTCTTACTTACTTTGCGGAGATGATTACCGGGCATCCGGTTGAAATTCTGCCGGGTCCCATTCCTTCAAGTTATTTTAAAAATCAAACGGGAACGATTCTTTTGCCGGAAAAAATTAATCGCTATACGAACAAGGAAGACAATTATAAACTTTATAAAATGATGCTTTTACATGAGTCGGCTCATATCGAATTTGGAAGTTATGCGCCTCTCTCCCTCCACGCTCTCGAGGAACTCGAAACCCTCTTCCCTGGAAACAGGGGCCTTTCTGTAGATCCGTGTCCGGTCTGGAATTATTTTCCGGATCCGGTGCTAGCCCAGAATCTATGGACCATTGCGGAGGAATCACGGATCGATTTTCTCCTTCGATCCGAGTATCCCGGAGCTGTTAAAGATTTGAGTCCTATTTTACAATCTCAAAAGTCAGTCCGGCCTGACCTGTTTAATCTCCCGGAAGAAAAAGGGATTATGGAGGCTCTCTTCCAGCTTTCCGTCCACGAAAATATCGTGGTTCCACTCCCGATTGCCAATCTTGTCTCCTCTGTTTTTGCGGACCTGAAAACGCTCTGGCGCCCTGGAAGTTCGAACGAGAATACACTCCATACCGTTTGCGTTATTTATCAAAAGATCCAAAACAAGATCAACATATCCCTTCCTGGAGTCAAGACCCCGGAACTTATTCCAGTTGAAGAGATGATTCCAAATTACGGTATCATTCCCGAGAGTGCCTTTTCACATCATGGTCTGATCACACCTGAACTTGCGTTTCAGACTGATTCCGCGCAGAACAATTTCATCCGTAATCTGAACATGACCGAAAAAGACAATCTCTCTTCCAAACAGGGGAATCCTCTTGTTCCAAATGTTCAAGCAAATAAAGATGAAGCAAATCTTCCCTTGAACTGGAAAGGGAATAAATCAGAAGGTTTCAGTTACGACGAATGGGACTGGATGATTCAGGATTACAAACCCGGCTGGTGCAGCGTCATCGAAAAAAGGGTAGATTCTTCACAAAAGGCGTCCGCAGTGATGGAAAGCTCCCGAGGATCCCTCCTTTCGATTCGGAGGTATTTTGAAAAATTGAAACCTGAAAATATTCATAAAACAAGAAAAGAGTATGAGGGAGAAGAACTTGATTTTGATCGAATTGTCGACCTGGTCGTCGATATCCGGACCGGAACGCCGCCCTCTGAGAATTTCTATATCAGAAGAGCCAAGAGAGTCCGGAACATCTCGGTCGCCTTATTGGTTGATTTGAGCGGTTCGACCGGCCAGGCGATTCCTGGAAGTAAGAAAAGAGTCATCGACATAGAAAAAGAGAGTCTGCACCTGATGGCCGAAGCGTTAAAAACAATCGGAGACGACTACGGTATATTCGGGTTCTCCGGACAATCCCGCAATTCGGTTGAATTCTATATCATTAAGGATTTCAATATGAAGAATGATTCTTCGATGCGAATCAATTTGGAATCCCTTGAACCACTCGGACAGAACCGGGATGGCGCGGCCATCCGTCACCTGATTGAAAAACTTTCTCATCGGGACGCCAGGACGAAGCTATTTATTACCATTAGCGATGGCAAGCCATTGGATGACGACTATTCCGACCTCTATGCGCTCGAAGACACAAAACAGGCGTTAAAAGAAGCAAGGCAGAAAGGAATCCACCCTTTTTGTATCACGGTGGACAAGCAGGCCAACGATTATATTAAGAAGATGTACCAGGATGTAAACTTTACTTATATTTCTGATATCGAAACTTTACCCATTAAACTTCCCCTGATCTACAAAAAATTGACGACTTGA
- a CDS encoding response regulator, with protein sequence MNLWKISIQEQKEIFPGKRKSRHDSHLSFDSEEIKDRWMSGKKRVLVVDDEVSVLEVVREMLRYLGFEVTTAEGGKEAIHHFKKHHESNLNFDFVITDLTLPGDLDGIEILKQLKGIDPGVKVIISSGYFNDPIMADYKRHGFLGVMVKPYTVHDLEKKLNQLKICSK encoded by the coding sequence ATGAATTTATGGAAAATTTCTATTCAGGAACAGAAAGAGATTTTCCCGGGCAAACGGAAGAGCCGACACGATTCCCATTTGTCTTTTGATTCGGAAGAAATAAAGGATCGCTGGATGTCAGGAAAAAAGAGAGTTCTGGTCGTCGATGACGAAGTGAGCGTCCTGGAAGTCGTCCGGGAGATGCTTAGATACCTTGGATTTGAAGTCACCACGGCAGAGGGTGGAAAAGAAGCCATCCATCACTTCAAGAAACATCATGAATCCAATCTGAATTTTGACTTTGTTATCACGGATTTGACCCTACCGGGAGATCTTGACGGTATTGAGATTTTGAAACAATTGAAGGGAATTGATCCTGGCGTGAAGGTGATCATTTCGAGCGGCTATTTTAACGACCCCATTATGGCGGACTACAAGAGGCATGGTTTTCTAGGCGTCATGGTCAAGCCTTATACCGTTCATGATTTAGAAAAGAAACTCAATCAACTCAAAATTTGTTCGAAATAG
- a CDS encoding TonB-dependent receptor has protein sequence MRKEIFVFVSLLLILHNDAFSEDLSSHDSDALSVMSEEQMVVTPSRHLQSVYQSPSTISVISAEEIQASGATNLPDLLRGVPGMEVMETTSAEHIVSIRGDNQLLANKLLVLIDGRTVHEELENLVFWSSFPIGLNEIERIEIIRGPGSAVWGANAFDGVVNIISKSPADVKGIHIFLTGDGKDYPNGHFLFGGETGSVEYKISGGYERFKKWRDSGAIGKEVYRGNFLALHEFEPGKKVSFSAGISDTPRYDGPLFDNGLGSSGIRQAYLQGGYEEKESYLRVYWNTFNYKTDFYYFDTDPVLFPSSLSQLPYYPDPLLNYAFDLYHVEGQHLFLLFPEFELVTGANYRLTDVRGDLIGGRHQIELFAAYFQGEWTPLDALTLIAGARYDDINFDTMHPRLVSPRESLIYRFETWHQRIRLSHSEAYRTPTPLEMYQTFIALPTSNLNPERIESYEAGYSVLLFEQLTTEINLYYNQLKDLIDVQGISITNLINVDIYGGEISGQLSVNRRLKLFGNYAYQELHQSLEGLDTVLNPYNSAVRAGPTQKINAGGEIKFLRNFTARTEIYYQTAVHFPTTELVGPVVLTDIPAYTQVNFKLGYRFWKDKMELGISVFNLLHAVHREYPLGDEIGSRLLAQLNVEID, from the coding sequence ATGAGAAAAGAGATATTCGTTTTCGTATCGCTCCTTCTGATTTTACATAATGACGCCTTTTCGGAAGACCTTTCTTCGCATGATTCCGACGCGTTATCTGTTATGTCCGAGGAACAGATGGTGGTTACCCCCTCGAGACACCTCCAATCTGTCTACCAGTCCCCATCCACGATTTCAGTCATTTCTGCCGAGGAAATTCAGGCGAGCGGCGCCACGAATCTTCCGGATCTGTTGCGAGGCGTTCCAGGCATGGAAGTGATGGAGACCACATCGGCCGAACATATTGTGAGCATCAGAGGTGACAATCAACTCCTTGCAAACAAGCTCCTTGTCCTCATCGACGGGAGAACTGTGCATGAAGAGCTTGAAAATCTGGTTTTTTGGAGCTCTTTCCCGATTGGTCTAAATGAAATTGAACGGATTGAAATTATTCGAGGCCCGGGTTCTGCCGTCTGGGGTGCCAATGCCTTTGATGGTGTCGTGAATATTATTTCCAAGAGTCCCGCTGATGTGAAAGGGATCCACATTTTTCTCACTGGCGATGGGAAAGATTATCCCAATGGTCATTTCCTCTTCGGGGGAGAAACAGGATCTGTTGAATATAAAATCTCGGGGGGCTATGAAAGATTCAAAAAGTGGAGGGACTCGGGCGCTATCGGGAAGGAGGTTTATCGAGGCAATTTCCTGGCACTCCATGAATTTGAACCAGGGAAAAAAGTCAGTTTTTCCGCCGGCATATCAGATACGCCCCGTTATGATGGCCCGCTATTCGATAATGGACTCGGTTCGAGCGGGATTCGCCAGGCTTATCTTCAAGGAGGTTACGAAGAGAAGGAATCTTATCTTCGGGTGTACTGGAATACGTTCAATTATAAAACCGACTTTTATTACTTCGATACGGATCCCGTACTTTTTCCAAGCTCACTGAGTCAGCTTCCATATTATCCGGATCCCCTTCTCAATTATGCCTTTGATCTCTATCATGTGGAGGGTCAACATCTGTTCCTCCTTTTCCCGGAATTCGAGCTCGTCACGGGAGCGAACTACCGATTGACCGACGTGAGAGGCGACCTGATCGGCGGAAGACATCAAATCGAGTTATTTGCAGCCTATTTCCAGGGAGAGTGGACTCCGCTAGATGCACTCACCCTTATCGCGGGTGCGAGATATGACGATATCAATTTTGACACGATGCATCCCCGTCTCGTGTCACCCCGCGAGTCGCTGATTTACCGATTTGAAACCTGGCATCAACGGATTCGATTGTCTCACAGCGAAGCGTATCGCACTCCGACGCCTCTTGAGATGTATCAAACATTTATAGCCCTTCCAACCTCGAATCTCAATCCCGAACGGATCGAGTCCTATGAGGCCGGTTACTCCGTGCTTCTTTTTGAACAACTGACTACCGAAATAAATCTTTATTATAATCAGTTAAAGGATCTGATCGATGTTCAGGGTATCTCGATTACCAATCTCATCAATGTGGATATCTATGGCGGAGAAATATCCGGCCAATTGTCGGTGAATAGAAGACTAAAACTCTTTGGTAATTATGCCTACCAGGAGCTTCATCAATCACTGGAAGGTCTTGATACGGTCCTGAATCCTTATAATTCAGCTGTCCGGGCCGGACCGACTCAGAAGATCAATGCAGGTGGGGAAATTAAATTTTTGAGGAATTTTACGGCTCGAACGGAAATTTATTACCAGACAGCGGTTCATTTTCCTACAACGGAGCTAGTCGGCCCGGTGGTTCTGACCGATATTCCTGCATATACTCAGGTGAATTTTAAATTGGGTTACCGGTTCTGGAAAGATAAAATGGAACTCGGAATTTCTGTCTTCAATCTTTTACATGCCGTTCATAGGGAATACCCGCTCGGCGATGAAATAGGAAGCCGTCTTTTGGCGCAATTAAATGTTGAGATTGACTAG